TGCAATAGGGGGAAAATGCCAGaaaaataccaaaacaaaatCGTTGAAAATGGGGTTGAAATAATCTGCTGCCTTGCAACTTGAAATGAGTTTTGTTAACTAtaaagtcgtgtactaatctacatattaatattgattttttcatatttaaaatttaaattagtactgtttttaataaaatctaatttttgaccaatcacattagattagtacatatattaatgcacagttatatttacaattaaattttttctcttgaaattaGAGCATTCTAGAGGAGATGAGGCTCAGTCTAAATCCATAATATACATAAAGGTATCGACTCTCTCTTCATAGCTCTGCTCCTTGGTATATCTCCTCTCTCTTCTTATTTCTCGATCATAAATCACCATCCACAATTATGGCGGGCATCAAAGTACATGGATCCCCTTTCTCAACAGCTGCGGCTCGAGTTCTGGCTACCCTTTATGAGAAAGAGGTTGAATTTGAGTTCGTTCCGGTAGACATGAGAGCTGGTGAACATAAAAAGGAGGCCTTCTTGTCCATCAACGTAAGGAAAAAGAAGCCATTAATGTATCGCAACGGTTTGAATGAATTGTAATTACCACTTATATAATTCTGCTGAATCTAATTTATTGTTGTGGATGCAGCCGTTTGGTCAAGTTCCTGGCTTTGAACATGGAGATCTAAAGCTCTTTGGTAAAGTTCATATGCAACCGGCAGAGATTACCTAATACTTTTAGTGCATGAATGCAATTAGTGTGATTTTCACGATTGGACCCTTTTTTACTGCAGAATCAAGGGCAATTACAAAGTACGTTGCCAACGAATATGCTGGGAAGGGGACCGACCTGGTATTCGGAGACTCTAAGAAGAAAGCAATTATAGGGGTGTGGATGGAGGTCGAGGCCCACCAATTTGACCCGGTAGCTTCGAAGCTTGTCTGGGAGCTGGCAGCCAAGCCAGCGTATGGAATGGGCGATACAGATAAGGCAGTTGTAGAGGAGAACGAAGCTAAGCTGGTTAAGGTCCTTGATGTCTATGAGAGTCGACTGGCTGAGTCAAAGTACCTGGGATGTGAAAGCTTCACCTTGGTAGATCTGCACCACCTGCCCTGTATAAATTACTTGATGGGCACTGAGATTAAGAAGCTCTTTGATTCCCGCCCCCATGTCAGTGCGTGGATAGCCGATATCACATCTAGGCCAGCTTGGTCGAAGGTCGTTGCCATGCAAAAGCGACAGTAAGCAGTAAACTAGTGTCGTGGTGCTCTAGGGGGTTCGTTCGAACTCAATAAGTATgtgtttttttccttctttttttgttccTAGTGTTTCAATCTCCCCCTGTTCGGTGTCTGGACCTGTGCTATTGGGTTGTTTTGTCTGAGTTCTTACTGGTGTTTTGCCTTCAATCTTTAAGTTGAAGGGCTTCAAGTTTATGCAGTATTCCgttgtttttcagtttttttcagTTGTTAAACCCAAGAATGACCTTTGCGgggtttaaataatatttgattaatcAAACTATcttcaaatgaaataaataagacaTCCATGTAAATtattctaaaacaaaacaacGTTTATGAAGGAAATCTTGTGAGAAAACACTTATACAAGCTTTGAAATAAGCGTGCAAAAGAATTCCgaaaagctatccgagagagtTTTTAGTTTTCTTCTTGAAGAATGTGTGACAAAGAGATGGGATGATTATGAAATGGGCTGGACCACTTCTATTATAAGTGAGGGATGAAGAGAGGGCTCAGAGTGAGCTTGAGTATTGCTCTTAGACAACCCAAAAAAAGGGACAAAACtatcttaagatattttctcaTGGTGGAGTGTTGAGTTGAAATAGTGAGGTGGCCCTTTAGCTTATCCCTTTTAGATCCTTCTAGGCCCTATTTTAAAAAGATCTGGTCATtcaaatgggcatgcaaaactTAGTCAAGAAACAATGCTAATGAGGCCAAATTTGTGGGCTTTAATGGGTTTAAACCGAATGGACCTCAATTTAAAGTTTTAAGAAGGTTTGGATTGTTATCAAGGCCAAATTTAATTTCCGTTAGACTAATCAAATATCTAAGGTTGAAAAAGGTTGAATAATGACTTCTAACACAAATTTGAAATATTAATAGCATatgaaagtaatttaatcaagtaaTTAAAAACAATAACCGATTCAGTTAGGATTTTGAGGTCAACTTTAGGATTTGAATAAAACTATTTAGGATTTCGGTTTTAATTATGCTTTTGGGTTATCAGTTGGATTTCAACCATATAGTATTTTATTAGGATATAAATCCTCTTTGGTTTGACACAATTTGATTAGTCGAATAGAATAAgatttttgcttaggtggcatgatctcacatcttGATTCAATCAAATCCATCAAATGTTCCTCAGtatcaagtgtctaatactattcatcatgtatggctaagatcttactaagtatcaaaataaaacttctctaacgtaatttggacattccaccctgtgattttgaaaacattgcattTGATGCGcttatcgagattactattcactcctaAAAAGTACATTGTAaatttagtactgaaaaatcttaaatattcatatgaacatACAATGAAAATCATTTACTGGAATTCGACTCTAAAGtgctcttaaaaataaattcacaatttcaaacaaagaaaatatgaaaatggttTATAAtgccataaaattctaaataatccactgagtctaatggcgtagatcataatatattctgacacttataactatctcaaataattaaaatcgcacttTTGGCAttatagtgagtgataatactAATTATGTAGATAGACTAAAATCTATGCAATTGattgattcatgaaaacttatgaagTTTTCATGAAATTCTTAAAGCCaatataaattttactattgaatctctagcaggctgttacacaaaatatctaataataaaactattcaatcgatcaaactcataATAGAAATTCTATTATTGATCCAAAATTAGatctaaattattagatttcACTTCTCACCTTATTATGAAAATTTAGTCAACCAAGTTCATCACAAGAGCCATGGAATTCTAGAAACATTCTTcatcagaaaattaaaataaagaacaaaaatcaaCACTAGAAAAACCCCTTCACAAGAGAGGAAAGGTGGAgagaaaacaaagcaaaaaactAGGTCCCGTTTGTATGTCTTTGTGTTGCATTTTCTATGTGAGGCCCCCCTGCGTTGCGTTCCTTTTCTTCTCCCACACAAAAATTGCCTCCCGCATGATGCGTCATGCATTCCGTTCCCTCCATCTATTTTTCCAAAAGccacaaaaagaaaacttttctCCCTGCATCTGGTGTGGCCCCAAAATGAAAGGCATTCCTCTATGTTAAGCGTGCgtccaaaacaaaaagagaaactaCAATGTTGTTTTTCTCcctcaaaacccaaaaaaaccaaaaatgcTTCACATGTGCTGCCTTTTGTGTTCTGTTCAAAGGCAAGAAAAGAAATTGCTGTGTTGCTCTTTTGTATTTCATTGCGTGTCAAACATAAAAAGGCAAAGAAAGGCAACCCCATGTGCGTCCAAAGGCAAGAAATGCTAGGTTG
This genomic window from Carya illinoinensis cultivar Pawnee chromosome 7, C.illinoinensisPawnee_v1, whole genome shotgun sequence contains:
- the LOC122317296 gene encoding glutathione S-transferase-like; translation: MAGIKVHGSPFSTAAARVLATLYEKEVEFEFVPVDMRAGEHKKEAFLSINPFGQVPGFEHGDLKLFESRAITKYVANEYAGKGTDLVFGDSKKKAIIGVWMEVEAHQFDPVASKLVWELAAKPAYGMGDTDKAVVEENEAKLVKVLDVYESRLAESKYLGCESFTLVDLHHLPCINYLMGTEIKKLFDSRPHVSAWIADITSRPAWSKVVAMQKRQ